One Brassica napus cultivar Da-Ae chromosome C2, Da-Ae, whole genome shotgun sequence DNA window includes the following coding sequences:
- the LOC106383184 gene encoding aspartate aminotransferase 3, chloroplastic-like, with amino-acid sequence MKTTEFSSSSSPSDRRVGALLRHLTAGTDSPSTDRLSSVIASPTSEVSSGSVFAHLVQAPEDPILGMTIAYNKDPSPIKLNLGIGAYRTEEGKPLVLNVVRKAEQQLINDSSRVKEYLPIVGLVEFNKLSAKLILGADSPAIRENRVTTVECLSGTGSLRVGGEFLA; translated from the exons atgaaaactactGAATTTTCATCTTCGTCGTCGCCAAGCGATCGCAGGGTCGGTGCATTGCTCCGTCATCTCACCGCCGGGACAGATTCTCCGTCAACGGATCGTCTGAGCTCCGTTATTGCCTCGCCTACGTCGGAAGTCTCATCCGGTTCTGTTTTCGCTCATCTTGTCCAAGCTCCAGAGGATCCTATTCTTGGG ATGACAATTGCATATAACAAGGACCCTAGCCCAATTAAGCTTAATTTGGGAATTGGTGCTTACCGAACTGAG GAGGGGAAACCTTTGGTTCTTAATGTTGTGAGGAAAGCTGAGCAGCAGCTTATCAATGACAG CTCACGAGTCAAGGAGTATCTGCCCATTGTTGGATTGGTTGAGTTCAACAAGCTAAGCGCTAAGCTCATACTAGGCGCTGACAG TCCTGCTATTCGAGAGAATCGGGTTACAACCGTGGAGTGTTTGTCTGGTACTGGTTCCCTCAGAGTTGGAGGAGAGTTTTTAGCCTAG